From Melanotaenia boesemani isolate fMelBoe1 chromosome 12, fMelBoe1.pri, whole genome shotgun sequence, a single genomic window includes:
- the LOC121649789 gene encoding homeobox protein engrailed-1-like isoform X1, which produces MEEQRELSTDSSEAESVSPAPSLPSPPILPLQVAQQAHRTTNFFIDNILRPDFGCRKEHGGGQRERAHSSGRERVHPAISRPSLPGTPCQDSNCSSDSSSSSSSSTASLASPKKSNGGGGTAAAAAGSTESGGGVKAEERTGGTGENTPSSLVAPTPESQPLLWPAWVYCTRYSDRPSSAGPRTRKLKKSKSGKEDKRPRTAFTAEQLQRLKTEFQVNRYITEQRRQSLAQELNLNESQIKIWFQNKRAKIKKASGFKNGLALQLMAQGLYNHSTTTIQEDKEDSD; this is translated from the exons ATGGAGGAGCAGCGGGAACTGAGCACGGACAGCAGCGAAGCGGAGAGCGTCTCTCCGGCCCCCAGCCTGCCCTCTCCGCCCATCCTGCCGCTGCAGGTCGCCCAGCAGGCCCACAGAACCACCAACTTCTTCATCGACAACATTCTGCGGCCGGACTTCGGCTGCAGGAAGGAGCACGGTGGGGGTCAGCGGGAGAGGGCGCACAGCTCCGGGCGCGAGCGCGTTCACCCGGCGATCAGCAGGCCGAGCCTTCCTGGGACGCCGTGCCAGGACTCCAACTGCAGCAGTGAcagttcctcctcctcctcctcttccacagCATCTTTAGCAAGTCCCAAAAAGAGCAACGGAGGCGGCGGGACAGCCGCGGCCGCCGCGGGCTCCACCGAGAGCGGCGGCGGCGTGAAGGCGGAGGAGAGGACAGGAGGGACCGGGGAGAATACTCCCTCCTCCCTGGTGGCGCCGACACCGGAGAGCCAGCCGCTTCTGTGGCCGGCCTGGGTGTACTGTACCCGGTACTCAGACAGGCCCTCATCTG CAGGTCCAAGGACCCGGAAACTGAAAAAGTCCAAAAGCGGGAAGGAGGACAAGCGGCCGCGCACGGCCTTCACGGCGGAGCAGCTGCAGAGACTGAAGACGGAGTTCCAGGTGAACCGGTACATCACGGAGCAGCGGCGGCAGTCTCTGGCCCAGGAGCTGAACCTGAACGAGTCCCAGATCAAGATCTGGTTCCAGAACAAACGGGCCAAGATCAAAAAGGCCAGCGGCTTCAAGAACGGACTGGCCCTGCAGCTGATGGCGCAGGGACTGTACAACCATTCTACCACCACCATCCAGGAGGACAAGGAGGACAGCGACTGA
- the LOC121649789 gene encoding homeobox protein engrailed-1-like isoform X2: protein MEEQRELSTDSSEAESVSPAPSLPSPPILPLQVAQQAHRTTNFFIDNILRPDFGCRKEHGGGQRERAHSSGRERVHPAISRPSLPGTPCQDSNCSSDSSSSSSSSTASLASPKKSNGGGGTAAAAAGSTESGGGVKAEERTGGTGENTPSSLVAPTPESQPLLWPAWVYCTRYSDRPSSGPRTRKLKKSKSGKEDKRPRTAFTAEQLQRLKTEFQVNRYITEQRRQSLAQELNLNESQIKIWFQNKRAKIKKASGFKNGLALQLMAQGLYNHSTTTIQEDKEDSD, encoded by the exons ATGGAGGAGCAGCGGGAACTGAGCACGGACAGCAGCGAAGCGGAGAGCGTCTCTCCGGCCCCCAGCCTGCCCTCTCCGCCCATCCTGCCGCTGCAGGTCGCCCAGCAGGCCCACAGAACCACCAACTTCTTCATCGACAACATTCTGCGGCCGGACTTCGGCTGCAGGAAGGAGCACGGTGGGGGTCAGCGGGAGAGGGCGCACAGCTCCGGGCGCGAGCGCGTTCACCCGGCGATCAGCAGGCCGAGCCTTCCTGGGACGCCGTGCCAGGACTCCAACTGCAGCAGTGAcagttcctcctcctcctcctcttccacagCATCTTTAGCAAGTCCCAAAAAGAGCAACGGAGGCGGCGGGACAGCCGCGGCCGCCGCGGGCTCCACCGAGAGCGGCGGCGGCGTGAAGGCGGAGGAGAGGACAGGAGGGACCGGGGAGAATACTCCCTCCTCCCTGGTGGCGCCGACACCGGAGAGCCAGCCGCTTCTGTGGCCGGCCTGGGTGTACTGTACCCGGTACTCAGACAGGCCCTCATCTG GTCCAAGGACCCGGAAACTGAAAAAGTCCAAAAGCGGGAAGGAGGACAAGCGGCCGCGCACGGCCTTCACGGCGGAGCAGCTGCAGAGACTGAAGACGGAGTTCCAGGTGAACCGGTACATCACGGAGCAGCGGCGGCAGTCTCTGGCCCAGGAGCTGAACCTGAACGAGTCCCAGATCAAGATCTGGTTCCAGAACAAACGGGCCAAGATCAAAAAGGCCAGCGGCTTCAAGAACGGACTGGCCCTGCAGCTGATGGCGCAGGGACTGTACAACCATTCTACCACCACCATCCAGGAGGACAAGGAGGACAGCGACTGA